A single Mangrovimonas sp. YM274 DNA region contains:
- a CDS encoding sigma-70 family RNA polymerase sigma factor translates to MVSKLKRSATISELLSLVVDKDDELAFSKLFKMLWQPLYVKAFNLLQSESIAEDVVQEIWVDFWNRRKTIKNENLEAYLFQAVTYKSYKELRDTKFTTSQLEVLEQIPAQEIEDNQIHYLEATKNRIDTVLDALPERCKEVFVLSRYHGMKNADISQELDISKRSVESYISRALKAIKENLVYFFVLIFFLK, encoded by the coding sequence ATGGTTAGTAAGTTAAAAAGAAGCGCAACTATAAGCGAGTTATTATCCCTTGTAGTGGACAAAGATGATGAGTTGGCGTTTTCGAAATTGTTTAAAATGCTTTGGCAGCCTCTTTATGTTAAGGCATTTAATTTATTGCAATCAGAGAGTATAGCTGAAGATGTAGTTCAAGAAATTTGGGTGGATTTTTGGAATCGGCGCAAGACTATAAAAAATGAAAATTTAGAGGCCTATCTGTTTCAAGCAGTAACTTACAAATCGTATAAAGAGTTAAGAGATACAAAATTCACAACCTCTCAATTAGAGGTGTTAGAGCAAATTCCTGCTCAAGAGATAGAGGACAACCAGATCCATTATCTAGAAGCTACCAAAAATAGAATTGATACTGTTTTAGATGCCCTACCCGAGCGATGCAAGGAAGTTTTTGTGTTGAGCAGATACCATGGCATGAAAAATGCCGACATTTCTCAGGAGCTTGATATTAGCAAGCGTTCCGTGGAGAGTTATATATCACGGGCGCTAAAAGCTATAAAAGAGAACTTGGTTTACTTCTTTGTACTTATTTTCTTTTTAAAATAA